From Slackia heliotrinireducens DSM 20476:
GATAGGCCATGTCCCCAAACTGCAAATCGGCATCGACCACCGCCACGGACAGCCCGCGCCTGCAACACCGCAGGGCAAACACCGCCGCGAACGAGCTCTTCCCGCATCCCCCGCTTGCCGACACGACAGACACCACGGTTCCAGCTTCCACCCCGGCAGGAGGCGCTATCTGAGGCCACTTCACCGGAGGCATGAGACGCCCCGATGGCTGCGGCGCGACCTTGGCGGGAGGCCGCACGCTTGCCGTCCCGGTAACAAGGGGAACGCGGCTTTGACTTCCGGATGCGGATTTCGTTGCGGGCTGCGACACCTTGACCGCTGGCTCCGACGGCGGGGCCTGAACGACCCGCTGCTGTTTAGGCATCTGGGCAGACACGGATGGAATCACTGTCGTCTTGGCAGCCGGAGCCAGCAGCATCGCACGCTTCTTCACCGTGGCATAGGCCGTAGCAAACGCCCTCTCGTCGTACAACGTGTCGATTCCTGCGGCGCTTGCGCGGCTGGCCAGCGATCCGTTCTGCTCGAATGAGACCAGTCGGACCGAACGGGCGGGGTTGTCGCGCTTCAACGCAGCGGCCAGGTTGATCGGCGACATGTCGTCGCAGGAGACTACCCATGCCTCCGTCGCTTGAGGGTTTCGCCCGCACGTATCTCGACACTCCTGGGCAGTTGAAGCGCATGCAAGCCACGGCAGCGACAGGACGTTTTCGCCCTCCAGCCCCATAAGCGACGGCTCTTTCAAAGTCGGACCGTCCGCGCAAAGTATTACTTGGACAGGCATCAAAGCACCTCTTCTTCCTGGGATTTGGATTCCGTCGAAGGACCTTCATCAAAGGCCGTGTCAGCCGAAGCATCGGGTTCGCCTTCATCCGATTTAGCCTCGACCTCTGGCTCGGGTTCGGCTTCCTGGGGTCCGTCCGCCTCGCCTTTTTCGGATTCGGTTGCATACGAACCATCAGCCAACACGGAATCCGAAGGAAGGGAGAAATACAGGCTCGTCCTTTCGGCGGCAGAGATGAGCTCCTGTACCATTTCGGGCTCGACGGCAAGGGTTGCCCAGGAGATGGCCTCCGAACCGTCGGCCGAAGATGCGCTCGTGAACAAGACCAGCACGTCATGGGCAAGAAGGTCGGTCGTTGTTCCCGAAGAAACGTACACGTCAACCCTGCTGCCGGCCCTTATGGAGCCGCCCACCGTCGCGACATCTTCTGCGGGAACGCTGACGGCACACAATCCTTCGGGAACCGGCGTGCCGAGGGCCTCGTCATCGGCTACGAACCGCTGCGCAGAGATAACCTCGCCTTGCACGATGGGGCTGGTTGCAACACGGCTCTCCAGGCCGGCCAGATCGGAAACGGCATCGTGAGGAAGCAGCTCGACGAGCCACATCCTGTATTCCGCATTGGTCTCGTCGACCGTCTCTCCCGGTGCGATGTCGCGCGTTGCCACCCAAACTTCCGTCTGCTCGCCACCGTAGCGAGCCAAAGCCTCTGCGCGTTGGGCATCGGCATCAGCCTGAAGCTGTTGGGCGTACATCGCCACGCACAACGCGCAGGCGATGCCGCACAGGATGCCGAATACGACCGATTTCCGTCTCTGCATAGGTTCCTCCCGTCTCGTCGGATGCCCCGATGATGACAGTCGAACCTTGCCGATTTGTATGTAAACCTTGCATCGAAAGGTGGTCTCTTTTTGAACTCGACCTGAATCCAATCTGAGTCTCGACTTATTCTCCACGTTGTGTCAAAATACTTTTTCGCACGCGGGCGATTGGCGCAGCGGGAGCGCAGATGCTTTACACGCATAAGGTCGGGGGTTCAAATCCCTCATCGCCCACCAGAAACCATCCAGGCCGACGGAACAACCCCGTCGGCCTGGTTTTTTCTGCCATGCTTTGCGGTCCGGAATGGCCCATATCGGCCGAGTCGGACGCTATTCTAGGTTCGTTCATCTGGCAAAGATTTCGGAACAGCCGATCTGAAATCTAACAGAACTAACCTCTCACCCCTGCTCAAGCGCCTGTTCGCATATGCATCCGCATTGTTCTTGTCGGGTTGCGGACCCAATCATTGGCCTGATAAGCCGCTCCTGCTCTTCTTCGATCGACACCCGCTCCCGCAGACCCTCTGCCGCGCGGTTCCGTACACGAAGGGACGTCCGCACACCTCGCATATGCCCAGCGATCCCTTGCGGGGACGCGATGCGAGTCCACGCGCAACGGTAGTCCACAACGCGCCCGCAAGACAGTGGGGAACATGGCTCACGCCGATTGTTTCCCCTGCTGAAAGCACCTGTCGTTCAGAAAAGAGAAACGCCGAGAAAACGTAGCGGACGTATTGGGCAAGCACCATGGAGAAATGGATGCCGCCGGATTCCATTCCGTAAGATTCGTCAAGGCACCCCGACGCCAACGCGTCCTCCACCTGTTCGAAGGCGTATGCCTGCTCAGGCGCATGCGCGTGGTATGCGTCAAGCACCTCCGCATACAGCCGCCGAATGCCCCCTTCAGGCTGTTCGTCGTCCAGGTCCATAAGGGGAGATGTCGGATAACGCCCTTCGCCATAGGCCTCCCTTCCGTACAGGCGGGCCAGAAGATGCATGTGCGCCAGAAGGTCGCTTCGCAGCTTCAGCACGTCTGACAGGGAAATGCATTCCGCATCCGCTTCATTGGGACGAAAGGGCCGCCAAAGCCCCGATATCTCGAAAATGGGGCTTTGACC
This genomic window contains:
- the cpaB gene encoding Flp pilus assembly protein CpaB; protein product: MQRRKSVVFGILCGIACALCVAMYAQQLQADADAQRAEALARYGGEQTEVWVATRDIAPGETVDETNAEYRMWLVELLPHDAVSDLAGLESRVATSPIVQGEVISAQRFVADDEALGTPVPEGLCAVSVPAEDVATVGGSIRAGSRVDVYVSSGTTTDLLAHDVLVLFTSASSADGSEAISWATLAVEPEMVQELISAAERTSLYFSLPSDSVLADGSYATESEKGEADGPQEAEPEPEVEAKSDEGEPDASADTAFDEGPSTESKSQEEEVL
- a CDS encoding AAA family ATPase, producing the protein MGLEGENVLSLPWLACASTAQECRDTCGRNPQATEAWVVSCDDMSPINLAAALKRDNPARSVRLVSFEQNGSLASRASAAGIDTLYDERAFATAYATVKKRAMLLAPAAKTTVIPSVSAQMPKQQRVVQAPPSEPAVKVSQPATKSASGSQSRVPLVTGTASVRPPAKVAPQPSGRLMPPVKWPQIAPPAGVEAGTVVSVVSASGGCGKSSFAAVFALRCCRRGLSVAVVDADLQFGDMAYLLGAKKPLGMDEAALHPHSVSALSSDKGSGRPVVIAPPERVEDSEWAAAALVPIIRTLQKTFDVVLVNTGAFWNDVQPQIIEASDAVLFMLGQRTSSLRATVRAVELCTRMGLATSSFVFLIGRYTRTGMVSTVDVSCALRGAKAMPVGDGGREVEELLDSGYADELARSKNPLCSAADDAITAVVPALGGHAEEKGKAGKRQHRKWFGRRESSGTV